Genomic window (Vigna radiata var. radiata cultivar VC1973A chromosome 1, Vradiata_ver6, whole genome shotgun sequence):
TAGCTcgccgttaacaatttaaacggaGTTATTGAAAAGGACTTAATTAAACACCAATTACTTTAAGTCTAAATtgaacacacaaaaaatatGGCGACAATTTCGAATTTTTCCAACCAAAACTGAGACGGcatttaaccttttattttttatgctgAAAATCACTCTTAACTGTTCCATAATATGTGcaatcttttataatatatacgATAGCTATTATAATGCTAATCATTGTTGGTGTATGGATAGCAGAAGACAATAATGGCCCATATAGTTGTTGTGGCTAAAAGATGTAGTGTCAGAAGATTGCATCAAACTTGGTGTAATTAAGAATATATCTTGGTCATCCATTGACGCATTagtaaattcaaaacaaaattttacactCAAATCATACAATCTTTCGGTTCTCCTAACATAAAAAGGCTCGTATTACCAATGAAAACGACTAAACAGAGAAAACATCATACGAACTGATACAAGGTAAAccttattcatatttttatggCTAGAAATCACCTTGTAATGTCTCTCTTGTTAGCAGCTGAAAGGTAAACTCATGATTTAGCAAGTGACCTTCTAACCTTCAAAACTACGGTGACATAAATCACATCTTTCAAGTGgtcaataaaatcaaaataagcaTGCCTCCAAGTTCTGTTGAAGAAAATAACACTGCAAACCCCCCAAAATCCTGCTGCAAATCCAACTCCCATTCCTGTGTAAAACTCTGATGTTCCAAAGAAATTTCCGTCAGCATGTTTAACAGAAGCATTCTCTGACATCCCTTCTTTGCTTGTGCAATTATTTGTTATAGGAGGACCACAGAGCTCAGGATTTCCTGTGTAGCTAAGTGTTTCAAAACTCTGAAGTTGGGTGCTTGTGGGAATTCTGCCAGATAAATTGTTGTATGATAGATTCAGGAAACTGAGGAAGGACAAATCAGACAAGCTTTGCGGGATTTCACCTGAAATGTGATTTAATGAGAGATCAAGGGATTCTAGCAATTTCATTTTTCCCATGTCTTTTGGTATCTCTCCATTTAGAATGTTTCTTGACAAGTTCAAAAACCGCAAAGCAGATAGCTTCGAAATTTCAGGTGGAATTGCTCCAGACAGCTTATTACTTGAAAGATCAATCATTCTCACCAGTATGAGATTGTCCCTGTACTCTAACTCATCTCCTTTGGGAACTAACTCAAGACTTTCCTTGTAGTTGTTATAACTGAAGTCGGAGCCATATGAATAACTCAAAGGGTTGGCAAAGAAGTCATCTTCACCAGCCATTGTCTTCATCTGATCCAAACAATTTGGAATGGATCCTGACAGGCTGTTATTGGCAAGATCCAGCACTATAAGGGAAGAAAGTTGACACATCTTTTGAGTAATGCTGCCACTGAAGTTATTGGATCTTAGACGAAGAACTATTAGATATTGCATTTCCCACATCCAAGTTGGTATTGTGTCAGAAAGTTGGTTATTACCCATGTCAATAAACTTCATTGTAGAGCAATTTTGCAGGGTTGAAGGAATATATTCTGAAAGGCCGTTGTCATTTAGCAACAAAGACTCAAGTTGAGACAGATACCCAATGGAGTGTGGAATTTCACCAGAAAAACTGTTAGAACCCAAGTTCAAGTGCACCAAGGCTTGCCAATGAACCCAACACTGACCAAGATCACCAGATAAGACATTATTTGAGACATCCAGCACACTTAACTTGTTAGTAGCATTTGTCTTTCCACATAATAAGGGAGAAACCGTTCCAGAAATCGAGTTATTGGCAATATTCAGCACTTCAACATTTGCAGACACACTTGGCAATGTACCCTTGAACAAATTAGAACTCAGGTTTATGACGCTGGAATTTAAAAAGATGTTTGATACATCTCCTCTTAAGAGGTTGTTTGACAGATCCAGGAATTCGAGTTGGAAACTCCAATTCCAAAACCAACTAGGAACCAAATCTGAAATACCTGCCTTCGACATTGTCAACACCTTTACAGAACTCTGGATTTTCAGCCATTCTGGAAACTTGGGCCCTATTCCAAAGGAGCTGAGTAAAACATATTCAAGCTGAAATGGGGGAACCCATCTAGAGTTAACAGTGAGGAACAAGTTTGTTGAAGATAAACGCAGTTCCTTTAATTTCAGAAGTTTTACAAAATGTATCTCCTGTACTGATCCTCCCAACAAATTTGATGAAAGGTCTAATGTCACTAAATTTGAGAGAGTTCCAAGAGTTACAGGCATATCACCAGTCAGAGCATTAGCTCCAAGGTTTAATATCTGCAGCTTTTGGAGGAACCCAAAACTCTTAGGAATGGTCCCATTCAGCCGGTTGTGAGCCAGGTTCAAAGTCCTCAAGGATGATAAGTTTGCAAATGATGCGGGAAGTGGGCAAATAAAGGTATTATTACTGAGATCTAGAACTTCAAGATTCTTGAGCAGACTTAATGAATTGGGAAGTGCTCCACCGAGTTGGTTGCCATGCAAGTCTagaattttgatgttttgaagGCTTGACAATATTTGTGGGATTTCTCCATGTAAAAGGTTACTGTGTAAATCAAGTTGGACAAGAGTTGTACTGAGATTGGATAGCCATGAAGGGATTTCCTGATTTAgattattatttgaaagatcAAGGACTTGAAGATTTGTGAAGTTGGTTTTTCCTTTAGGTGGTCCCAAGTTATCAATTTGACAGTTCTCTAAGTGTAGTTCTGAAAGAGAAGGAAGTGCACTCAGTACTTGAAGCCAATCAGCTTCTTTGTGAAGGTCTGCATAACTCAAATCAAGGTATTCCAAGGAAGAAAGCCTTGATATCCAATTAAGATTATCTATCTGAAGAGCATAATTGTACCCAAGATTAAGGTGCTGCAGGTTTGATAGATTTCCTAGTTGGTGAGGGATTAGTCCCATGAACCCACTTAAGCTAAGGTCCAAGTATCTCAGACTCTCCATTGAGCCTAGGA
Coding sequences:
- the LOC106779649 gene encoding putative leucine-rich repeat receptor-like serine/threonine-protein kinase At2g24130, whose amino-acid sequence is MEVSYATLFLLLILLTTLHFKASIVAGLNIICSEKEMNALLSFKHGLADPSNRLSSWSEEEDCCSWAGVRCNNFTGQVMELNLNTSVSSPYRELSGEISPSLLELKSLTRLDLSSNYFVLTPIPSFLGSMESLRYLDLSLSGFMGLIPHQLGNLSNLQHLNLGYNYALQIDNLNWISRLSSLEYLDLSYADLHKEADWLQVLSALPSLSELHLENCQIDNLGPPKGKTNFTNLQVLDLSNNNLNQEIPSWLSNLSTTLVQLDLHSNLLHGEIPQILSSLQNIKILDLHGNQLGGALPNSLSLLKNLEVLDLSNNTFICPLPASFANLSSLRTLNLAHNRLNGTIPKSFGFLQKLQILNLGANALTGDMPVTLGTLSNLVTLDLSSNLLGGSVQEIHFVKLLKLKELRLSSTNLFLTVNSRWVPPFQLEYVLLSSFGIGPKFPEWLKIQSSVKVLTMSKAGISDLVPSWFWNWSFQLEFLDLSNNLLRGDVSNIFLNSSVINLSSNLFKGTLPSVSANVEVLNIANNSISGTVSPLLCGKTNATNKLSVLDVSNNVLSGDLGQCWVHWQALVHLNLGSNSFSGEIPHSIGYLSQLESLLLNDNGLSEYIPSTLQNCSTMKFIDMGNNQLSDTIPTWMWEMQYLIVLRLRSNNFSGSITQKMCQLSSLIVLDLANNSLSGSIPNCLDQMKTMAGEDDFFANPLSYSYGSDFSYNNYKESLELVPKGDELEYRDNLILVRMIDLSSNKLSGAIPPEISKLSALRFLNLSRNILNGEIPKDMGKMKLLESLDLSLNHISGEIPQSLSDLSFLSFLNLSYNNLSGRIPTSTQLQSFETLSYTGNPELCGPPITNNCTSKEGMSENASVKHADGNFFGTSEFYTGMGVGFAAGFWGVCSVIFFNRTWRHAYFDFIDHLKDVIYVTVVLKVRRSLAKS